In the genome of Pan troglodytes isolate AG18354 chromosome 15, NHGRI_mPanTro3-v2.0_pri, whole genome shotgun sequence, one region contains:
- the ADCY4 gene encoding adenylate cyclase type 4 isoform X3, producing MARLFSPRPPPSEDLFYETYYSLSQQYPLLLLLLGIVLCALAALLAVAWASGRELTSDPSFLTTVLCALGGFSLLLGLASREQRLQRWTRPLSGLVWVALLALGHAFLFTGGVVSAWDQVSYFLFVIFTAYAMLPLGMRDAAVAGLASSLSHLLVLGLYLGPQPDSRPALLPQLAANAVLFLCGNVAGVYHKALMERALRATFREALSSLHSRRRLDTEKKHQEHLLLSILPAYLAREMKAEIMARLQAGQGSRPESTNNFHSLYVKRHQGVSVLYADIVGFTRLASECSPKELVLMLNELFGKFDQIAKEHECMRIKILGDCYYCVSGLPLSLPDHAINCVRMGLDMCRAIRKLRAATGVDINMRVGVHSGSVLCGVIGLQKWQYDVWSHDVTLANHMEAGGVPGRVHITGATLALLAGAYAVEDAGMEHRDPYLRELGEPTYLVIDPRAEEEDEKGTAGGLLSSLEGLKMRPSLLMTRYLESWGAAKPFAHLSHGDSPVSTSTPLPEKTLASFSTQWSLDRSRTPRGLDDELDTGDAKFFQVIEQLNSQKQWKQSKDFNPLTLYFREKEMEKEYRLSAIPAFKYYEACTFLVFLSNFIIQMLVTNRPPALAITYSITFLLFLLILFVCFSEDLMRCVLKGPKMLHWLPALSGLVATRPGLRIALGTTTILLVFAMAVTSLFFFPTSSDCPFQAPNVSSMISNLSWELPGSLPLISVPYSMHCCTLGFLSCSLFLHMSFELKLLLLLLWLAASCSLFLHSHAWLSECLIVRLYLGPLDSRPGVLKEPKLMGAISFFIFFFTLLVLARQNEYYCRLDFLWKKKLRQEREETETMENLTRLLLENVLPAHVAPQFIGQNRRNEDLYHQSYECVCVLFASVPDFKEFYSESNINHEGLECLRLLNEIIADFDELLSKPKFSGVEKIKTIGSTYMAATGLNATSGQDAQQDAERSCSHLGTMVEFAMALGSKLDVINKHSFNNFRLRVGD from the exons AGACCCGAGCTTCCTGACCACTGTGCTGTGCGCGCTGGGCGGCTTCTCGCTGCTGCTGGGCCTCGCTTCCCGGGAGCAGCGACTGCAGCGCTGGACGCGTCCCCTGTCCGGCTTGGTATGGGTCGCGCTGCTAGCGCTAGGCCACGCCTTCCTGTTCACCGGGGGCGTGGTGAGCGCCTGGGACCAG GTGTCCTATTTTCTCTTCGTCATCTTCACGGCGTATGCCATGCTGCCCTTGGGCATGCGGGACGCCGCCGTCGCGGGCCTCGCCTCCTCACTCTCGCATCTGCTGGTCCTCGGGCTGTATCTTGGGCCACAGCCGGACTCACGGCCTGCACTGCTGCCGCAG TTGGCAGCAAACGCAGTGCTGTTCCTGTGCGGGAACGTGGCAGGAGTGTACCACAAGGCGCTGATGGAGCGCGCCCTGCGGGCCACGTTCCGGGAGGCACTCAGCTCCCTGCACTCACGCCGGCGGCTGGACACCGAGAAGAAACACCAG GAACACCTTCTCTTGTCCATCCTTCCTGCCTACCTGGCCCgagagatgaaggcagagatcatgGCACGGCTGCAGGCAGGACAGGGGTCACGGCCAGAGAGCACTAACAATTTCCACAGCCTCTATGTCAAGAGGCACCAGGgagtcag CGTGCTGTATGCTGACATCGTGGGCTTCACACGGCTGGCCAGCGAGTGTTCCCCTAAGGAGCTGGTGCTCATGCTCAATGAGCTCTTTGGCAAGTTCGACCAGATTGCCAAG GAGCATGAATGCATGCGGATCAAGATCCTGGGGGACTGTTACTACTGTGTCTCTGGGCTGCCACTCTCACTGCCAGACCATGCCATCAACTGCGTGCGCATGGGCCTGGACATGTGCCGGGCCATCAG GAAACTGCGGGCAGCCACTGGCGTGGACATCAACATGCGTGTGGGCGTGCACTCAGGCAGCGTACTGTGTGGAGTCATCGGGCTGCAGAAGTGGCAGTACGACGTTTGGTCCCATGATGTCACACTGGCTAACCACATGGAGGCAGGCGGTGTACCAGG gCGAGTGCACATCACAGGGGCTACCCTGGCCCTGCTGGCAGGGGCTTATGCTGTGGAGGACGCAGGCATGGAGCATCGGGACCCCTACCTTCGGGAGCTAGGGGAGCCTACCTATCTGGTCATCGATCCACGG gcagaggaggaggatgagaagGGCACTGCAGGAGGCTTGCTGTCCTCGCTTGAGGGCCTCAAGATGCGTCCATCACTGCTGATGACCCGTTACCTGGAGTCCTGGGGCGCAGCCAAGCCTTTTGCCCACCTGAGCCACGGAGACAGCCCTGTGTCCACCTCCACCCCTCTCCCG GAGAAGACCCTGGCTTCCTTCAGCACCCAGTGGAGCCTGGATCG GAGCCGTACCCCCCGGGGACTAGATGATGAACTGGACACCGGGGATGCCAAGTTCTTCCAGGTCATTGAGCAGCTCAACTCGCAGAA acaGTGGAAGCAGTCGAAGGACTTCAACCCCCTGACACTGTACTTCAGAGAgaaggagatggagaaagag TACCGACTCTCTGCAATCCCCGCCTTCAAATACTATGAAGCCTGCACCTTCCTGGTTTTTCTCTCCAACTTCATCATCCAGATGCTAGTGACAAACAG GCCCCCAGCTCTGGCCATCACGTATAGCAtcaccttcctcctcttcctcctcatcctttTTGTCTGCTTCTCAGAGGACCTGATG AGGTGTGTCCTGAAAGGCCCCAAGATGCTGCACTGGCTGCCTGCACTGTCTGGCCTGGTGGCCACACGACCAGGACTGAGAATAGCCTTGGGCACCACCACCATCCTCCTTGTCTTTGCCATGGCCGTTACCAGCCTG TTCTTCTTCCCAACATCATCAGACTGCCCTTTCCAAGCTCCCAATGTGTCCTCCATGATTTCCAACCTCTCCTGGGAGCTCCCTGGGTCTCTGCCTCTCATCAGTGTCCCA TACTCCATGCACTGCTGCACGCTGGGcttcctctcctgctccctcTTTCTGCACATGAGCTTCGAGCTgaagctgctgctgctcctgctgtgGCTGGCGGCATCCTGCTCCCTCTTCCTGCACTCCCACGCCTGGCTGTCCGAATGCCTCATCGTCCGCCTCTATCTGGGCCCCTTGGACTCCAG GCCCGGAGTGCTGAAGGAGCCCAAACTGATGGGTGCTAtctccttcttcatcttcttcttcacCCTCCTTGTCCTGGCTCGCCAG AATGAGTACTACTGCCGCCTGGACTTCCTGTGGaagaagaagctgaggcaggagagggaggagacagAGACGATGGAGAACCTGACTCGGCTGCTCTTGGAGAACGTGCTCCCTGCACACGTGGCCCCCCAGTTCATTGGCCAGAACCGGCGCAACGAG GATCTCTACCACCAGTCCTATGAATGCGTTTGTGTCCTCTTCGCCTCAGTCCCAGACTTCAAGGAGTTCTACTCTGAATCCAACATCAATCATGAGGGCCTAGAGTGTCTGAGGCTGCTCAATGAGATAATTGCTGATTTTGATGAG CTGCTCTCCAAGCCCAAGTTCAGTGGGGTggagaagatcaagaccatcggcAGCACCTACATGGCAGCCACAGGCTTAAATGCCACCTCTGGACAGGATGCACAACAG GATGCTGAACGGAGCTGCAGCCACCTTGGCACTATGGTGGAATTTGCCATGGCCCTGGGGTCTAAGCTGGACGTCATCAAcaagcattcattcaacaacttcCGCCTGCGAGTGG GTGACTGA